One genomic segment of Alosa sapidissima isolate fAloSap1 chromosome 13, fAloSap1.pri, whole genome shotgun sequence includes these proteins:
- the LOC121680748 gene encoding cortexin-1 isoform X2 — protein MRMPLRLLLWEHASSFSSSSSTSSSSSSSSFYTTSSCISLSSSCSSSWWWPMEAESFTFASSSSFSSFSSFSSSLLPPAIQIPRGQSPHPATGMVTLEQKTTFALVFFLFLLLGVLIVRCFRILLDPYRSMPTSTWADGLDGLEKGQFDYTLA, from the coding sequence ATGAGGATGCCACTGCGGCTGCTGCTGTGGGAGCAcgcctcttccttctcctcttcctcctccacctcctcttcttcctcgtcCTCTTCCTTCTACACTACCTCGTCCTGCATCTCCTTGTCATCCTCCTGCTCGTCCTCGTGGTGGTGGCCCATGGAGGCAGAGTCCTTTACGtttgcctcctcctcctctttctcctccttctcctccttctcgtcGTCGCTGCTGCCGCCAGCGATCCAGATCCCGCGCGGCCAGTCGCCGCACCCGGCCACCGGCATGGTGACGCTGGAGCAGAAAACCACCTTCGCCCTGGtgttcttcctcttcctgctgCTGGGCGTGCTCATCGTGCGCTGCTTCCGCATCCTGCTGGACCCCTACCGCAGCATGCCCACCTCCACCTGGGCTGACGGGCTCGACGGCCTTGAGAAGGGACAGTTCGACTACACGCTGGCGTAG
- the prrc1 gene encoding protein PRRC1: protein MMEESGIETTPPTTPPPPPSVASAVSPPPLTIGLTSPMSLPSTTGGISTFSMEGFSTPTPMPPMGAMTASTPLPPIQPSLGPPFSSPLTTASPFPPPTVGVPFTSPMVPFSSPSVPPPPIGTAPPMAGPALSMPPPTAGFSMSAGYDITRGHAGRTPQTPLMPSFSNAPPVPGVITNPMMQQPAMSGGLEVASPITFPEDQEDPRMVQISNPGGGIWGFIKGVAGNPMVKTVLDKTKHSVESMITTLDPGMAPYIKSGGDVDIVVTSDKEVKVGAVRDAFQEVFGMAMVTGEAGQSNIAPQPVGYAAGVKGAQERIDSLRRAGIIHEKQPVVSVENFIAELFPDKWFDIGCLILDDPGNGVHIETFTQATPVALEHVQQAQSLTPPDYNLRWSGLLVTVGEVLERNLPHVSRTDWHQAFTGMSRRQMIYGAAKALAGMYKQRLPPRTM, encoded by the exons ATGATGGAAGAGAGTGGAATAGAAACCACACCGCCTActacccccccacctccccccagcGTGGCATCCGCAGTCAGTCCACCTCCTTTGACCATCG GCCTGACAAGCCCCATGTCCCTTCCCAGCACCACCGGCGGCATCTCCACCTTCTCCATGGAGGGcttctccacccccacccccatgccTCCGATGGGGGCAATGACGGCGTCCACCCCCCTGCCCCCGATTCAGCCCTCACTCGGCCCCCCCTTCAGCAGCCCCCTGACCACGGCCTCCCCCTTCCCGCCGCCTACCGTGGGCGTCCCTTTCACCAGCCCCATGGTGCCTTTCTCTTCGCCCTCTGTTCCTCCGCCACCCATCGGCACGGCCCCTCCTATGGCGGGTCCAGCCCTCTCCATGCCACCCCCCACCGCCGGCTTCAGCATGAGCGCAGGATATGACATCACGAGAGGGCATGCAGGCCGGACGCCGCAGACACCCCTCATGCCCAGCTTCTCCAACGCTCCTCCAGTGCCAG GGGTCATCACCAATCCCATGATGCAGCAGCCAGCCATGTCTGGAGGCCTGGAGGTGGCATCTCCCATCACATTCCCCGAAGATCAAGAGGACCCTCGCATGGTCCAGATTAGCAACCCTGGAGGCGGAATCTGGGGCTTCATCAAG ggagtGGCAGGAAACCCCATGGTTAAGACGGTCCTGGATAAGACGAAGCACTCAGTGGAGTCCATGATCACCACACTGGATCCGGGCATGGCTCCCTACATCA AGTCTGGTGGTGACGTGGACATTGTGGTGACCTCGGATAAGGAGGTCAAGGTGGGGGCAGTGCGCGACGCCTTCCAGGAGGTGTTTGGCATGGCCATGGTGACCGGCGAGGCGGGACAATCCAACATCGCCCCTCAGCCCGTAGGCTACGCCGCCGGAGTAAAG GGGGCCCAGGAGCGCATTGACAGTCTCCGCCGCGCCGGCATCATTCACGAGAAGCAGCCAGTGGTCTCCGTGGAGAACTTCATCGCCGAGCTCTTTCCAGACAA GTGGTTTGACATTGGCTGTCTGATCCTGGACGATCCGGGCAACGGCGTGCACATCGAGACGTTCACCCAGGCCACCCCCGTCGCCCTGGAACACGTCCAGCAG gCCCAATCCCTCACCCCTCCAGACTACAACCTGCGCTGGTCGGGCCTGCTGGTGACGGTGGGTGAGGTTCTGGAGCGGAACTTGCCGCACGTGAGTCGGACCGACTGGCACCAGGCCTTCACAGGAATGTCTCGCCGCCAGATGATCTATGGCGCCGCCAAGGCCCTGGCGGGCATGTACAAGCAGCGGCTGCCCCCCAGGACAATGTGA
- the LOC121680748 gene encoding uncharacterized protein LOC121680748 isoform X1 codes for MDPTSLHGYKDYDVYPWGWGRGAGGSRMRMPLRLLLWEHASSFSSSSSTSSSSSSSSFYTTSSCISLSSSCSSSWWWPMEAESFTFASSSSFSSFSSFSSSLLPPAIQIPRGQSPHPATGMVTLEQKTTFALVFFLFLLLGVLIVRCFRILLDPYRSMPTSTWADGLDGLEKGQFDYTLA; via the exons ATGGATCCGACATCCTTGCATGGATACAAAG ACTATGACGTGTACCCGTGGGGGTGGGGGCGTGGGGCCGGTGGCTCTCGCATGAGGATGCCACTGCGGCTGCTGCTGTGGGAGCAcgcctcttccttctcctcttcctcctccacctcctcttcttcctcgtcCTCTTCCTTCTACACTACCTCGTCCTGCATCTCCTTGTCATCCTCCTGCTCGTCCTCGTGGTGGTGGCCCATGGAGGCAGAGTCCTTTACGtttgcctcctcctcctctttctcctccttctcctccttctcgtcGTCGCTGCTGCCGCCAGCGATCCAGATCCCGCGCGGCCAGTCGCCGCACCCGGCCACCGGCATGGTGACGCTGGAGCAGAAAACCACCTTCGCCCTGGtgttcttcctcttcctgctgCTGGGCGTGCTCATCGTGCGCTGCTTCCGCATCCTGCTGGACCCCTACCGCAGCATGCCCACCTCCACCTGGGCTGACGGGCTCGACGGCCTTGAGAAGGGACAGTTCGACTACACGCTGGCGTAG